In Sphaeramia orbicularis chromosome 14, fSphaOr1.1, whole genome shotgun sequence, the following are encoded in one genomic region:
- the il13ra2 gene encoding interleukin-13 receptor subunit alpha-2 isoform X1: MANTCGFTNQATLMLLLLSWRGMHCKVDPPEDLVITDLGHLGQLEIKWSPPASLINKTECPQQYQLEYFNTYKNRWTGIRTSERSYSAQFDLMKEVKVRVYTLLSGPCTSGSLVKSTNYTEVIQKPPATGVEGTAIKEFICVYHNMEYVTCNWKRSSKMPATAEQNLYYWHKGLEQTEECPKYIISNNIKIGCDFSGINLPDFSDITFCVNGSSPEGRLKPIYTTLQIQNHVKPQTVEKLDLQTDPGTELELQWKSPAGRVPAHCLEWEIEASREGLDGKNTLQQILTDEPELTLPIHDNERSCVRVRSKMNKYCADKYFWSDWSPPTCYPEMKSTLPEAEQDMVSVYAYMAVAIITTLALCVCVWAGLKARRSREVKKLNSVFTTLLDKNPAVADRGI; encoded by the exons ATGGCGAATACATGTGGATTTACAAATCAGGCTACACTGATGCTGCTCTTATTAAGCTGGAGGGGCATGCACTGCAAAG TGGATCCTCCTGAGGATCTTGTGATCACAGATCTTGGTCACCTTGGACAGCTTGAGATCAAGTGGAGTCCTCCTGCCAGTCTGATCAACAAAACCGAGTGCCCACAACAATATCAGCTGGAATACTTCAACACATACAAGAACCGCTGGACT GGAATCAGGACATCTGAGAGGTCTTACAGTGCCCAGTTTGACCTGATGAAAGAAGTCAAAGTGAGAGTCTACACTTTGCTCAGTGGACCCTGCACTAGTGGTTCTCTGGTCAAAAGCACAAACTACACTGAAGTGATCCAGAAACCTCCCGCTACAG GTGTTGAAGGTACAGCCATCAAGGAGTTCATCTGTGTGTACCATAACATGGAATATGTCACATGCAACTGGAAAAGAAGTTCAAAGATGCCAGCAACTGCAGAGCAGAACCTATATTACTG GCACAAAGGACTAGAACAGACAGAGGAATGCCCGAAGTATATCATCTCGAACAACATCAAGATAGGCTGTGACTTCAGTGGGATCAACCTGCCTGATTTCTCTGATATCACCTTCTGTGTGAATGGCTCCTCTCCAGAGGGACGTCTGAAACCCATATACACCACCCTTCAGATTCAGAATCATG TGAAGCCTCAAACTGTGGAGAAGTTGGATTTGCAAACAGATCCGGGTACAGAGCTGGAGCTTCAGTGGAAATCTCCTGCTGGTAGAGTTCCTGCACACTGCCTAGAATGGGAAATAGAAGCCAGTCGGGAAGGacttgatggaaaaaatacaCTG CAGCAGATTTTAACCGATGAGCCTGAACTGACTTTACCTATTCACGACAATGAGAGAAGCTGTGTCAGGGTTCGGTCGAAGATGAATAAATACTGTGCAGACAAATACTTCTGGAGTGACTGGAGTCCTCCCACCTGTTACCCCG agaTGAAGTCGACTCTCCCTGAAGCTGAACAGGACATGGTGTCTGTGTACGCTTACATGGCTGTTGCCATCATTACTACactggctctgtgtgtgtgtgtgtgggcaggaCTCAAAGC GAGAAGATCCAGAGAAGTGAAGAAGCTCAACTCTGTGTTCACCACACTGCTCGACAAGAATCCAGCTGTGGCAGACAGAGGAATCTAG
- the il13ra2 gene encoding interleukin-13 receptor subunit alpha-2 isoform X3: MANTCGFTNQATLMLLLLSWRGMHCKVDPPEDLVITDLGHLGQLEIKWSPPASLINKTECPQQYQLEYFNTYKNRWTGIRTSERSYSAQFDLMKEVKVRVYTLLSGPCTSGSLVKSTNYTEVIQKPPATGVEGTAIKEFICVYHNMEYVTCNWKRSSKMPATAEQNLYYWHKGLEQTEECPKYIISNNIKIGCDFSGINLPDFSDITFCVNGSSPEGRLKPIYTTLQIQNHVKPQTVEKLDLQTDPGTELELQWKSPAGRVPAHCLEWEIEASREGLDGKNTLQQILTDEPELTLPIHDNERSCVRVRSKMNKYCADKYFWSDWSPPTCYPAKSTGLHE, from the exons ATGGCGAATACATGTGGATTTACAAATCAGGCTACACTGATGCTGCTCTTATTAAGCTGGAGGGGCATGCACTGCAAAG TGGATCCTCCTGAGGATCTTGTGATCACAGATCTTGGTCACCTTGGACAGCTTGAGATCAAGTGGAGTCCTCCTGCCAGTCTGATCAACAAAACCGAGTGCCCACAACAATATCAGCTGGAATACTTCAACACATACAAGAACCGCTGGACT GGAATCAGGACATCTGAGAGGTCTTACAGTGCCCAGTTTGACCTGATGAAAGAAGTCAAAGTGAGAGTCTACACTTTGCTCAGTGGACCCTGCACTAGTGGTTCTCTGGTCAAAAGCACAAACTACACTGAAGTGATCCAGAAACCTCCCGCTACAG GTGTTGAAGGTACAGCCATCAAGGAGTTCATCTGTGTGTACCATAACATGGAATATGTCACATGCAACTGGAAAAGAAGTTCAAAGATGCCAGCAACTGCAGAGCAGAACCTATATTACTG GCACAAAGGACTAGAACAGACAGAGGAATGCCCGAAGTATATCATCTCGAACAACATCAAGATAGGCTGTGACTTCAGTGGGATCAACCTGCCTGATTTCTCTGATATCACCTTCTGTGTGAATGGCTCCTCTCCAGAGGGACGTCTGAAACCCATATACACCACCCTTCAGATTCAGAATCATG TGAAGCCTCAAACTGTGGAGAAGTTGGATTTGCAAACAGATCCGGGTACAGAGCTGGAGCTTCAGTGGAAATCTCCTGCTGGTAGAGTTCCTGCACACTGCCTAGAATGGGAAATAGAAGCCAGTCGGGAAGGacttgatggaaaaaatacaCTG CAGCAGATTTTAACCGATGAGCCTGAACTGACTTTACCTATTCACGACAATGAGAGAAGCTGTGTCAGGGTTCGGTCGAAGATGAATAAATACTGTGCAGACAAATACTTCTGGAGTGACTGGAGTCCTCCCACCTGTTACCCCG CTAAATCAACAGGACTTCATGAATGA
- the il13ra2 gene encoding interleukin-13 receptor subunit alpha-2 isoform X2, whose amino-acid sequence MANTCGFTNQATLMLLLLSWRGMHCKVDPPEDLVITDLGHLGQLEIKWSPPASLINKTECPQQYQLEYFNTYKNRWTGIRTSERSYSAQFDLMKEVKVRVYTLLSGPCTSGSLVKSTNYTEVIQKPPATGVEGTAIKEFICVYHNMEYVTCNWKRSSKMPATAEQNLYYWHKGLEQTEECPKYIISNNIKIGCDFSGINLPDFSDITFCVNGSSPEGRLKPIYTTLQIQNHVKPQTVEKLDLQTDPGTELELQWKSPAGRVPAHCLEWEIEASREGLDGKNTLQILTDEPELTLPIHDNERSCVRVRSKMNKYCADKYFWSDWSPPTCYPEMKSTLPEAEQDMVSVYAYMAVAIITTLALCVCVWAGLKARRSREVKKLNSVFTTLLDKNPAVADRGI is encoded by the exons ATGGCGAATACATGTGGATTTACAAATCAGGCTACACTGATGCTGCTCTTATTAAGCTGGAGGGGCATGCACTGCAAAG TGGATCCTCCTGAGGATCTTGTGATCACAGATCTTGGTCACCTTGGACAGCTTGAGATCAAGTGGAGTCCTCCTGCCAGTCTGATCAACAAAACCGAGTGCCCACAACAATATCAGCTGGAATACTTCAACACATACAAGAACCGCTGGACT GGAATCAGGACATCTGAGAGGTCTTACAGTGCCCAGTTTGACCTGATGAAAGAAGTCAAAGTGAGAGTCTACACTTTGCTCAGTGGACCCTGCACTAGTGGTTCTCTGGTCAAAAGCACAAACTACACTGAAGTGATCCAGAAACCTCCCGCTACAG GTGTTGAAGGTACAGCCATCAAGGAGTTCATCTGTGTGTACCATAACATGGAATATGTCACATGCAACTGGAAAAGAAGTTCAAAGATGCCAGCAACTGCAGAGCAGAACCTATATTACTG GCACAAAGGACTAGAACAGACAGAGGAATGCCCGAAGTATATCATCTCGAACAACATCAAGATAGGCTGTGACTTCAGTGGGATCAACCTGCCTGATTTCTCTGATATCACCTTCTGTGTGAATGGCTCCTCTCCAGAGGGACGTCTGAAACCCATATACACCACCCTTCAGATTCAGAATCATG TGAAGCCTCAAACTGTGGAGAAGTTGGATTTGCAAACAGATCCGGGTACAGAGCTGGAGCTTCAGTGGAAATCTCCTGCTGGTAGAGTTCCTGCACACTGCCTAGAATGGGAAATAGAAGCCAGTCGGGAAGGacttgatggaaaaaatacaCTG CAGATTTTAACCGATGAGCCTGAACTGACTTTACCTATTCACGACAATGAGAGAAGCTGTGTCAGGGTTCGGTCGAAGATGAATAAATACTGTGCAGACAAATACTTCTGGAGTGACTGGAGTCCTCCCACCTGTTACCCCG agaTGAAGTCGACTCTCCCTGAAGCTGAACAGGACATGGTGTCTGTGTACGCTTACATGGCTGTTGCCATCATTACTACactggctctgtgtgtgtgtgtgtgggcaggaCTCAAAGC GAGAAGATCCAGAGAAGTGAAGAAGCTCAACTCTGTGTTCACCACACTGCTCGACAAGAATCCAGCTGTGGCAGACAGAGGAATCTAG